In Melospiza melodia melodia isolate bMelMel2 chromosome 11, bMelMel2.pri, whole genome shotgun sequence, the following proteins share a genomic window:
- the CENPL gene encoding centromere protein L: MAEEAPEDGAARTLPSLRRLSRALPFGRSHGRLIVPALCSQEKADPQKTAFLLRKAWTLYSVTPLYGFCRARLRDYARLLGAFIAAEKQKGLAVEVGVELDIKVALSSLADIRGSELDQAALLVQLSSRSRSSSRNSEDKPVWLGWFCSVFGDELSESVPEHFTCLPLFLSHGAESYTALVGSWFQKTFDCCFRRLAISPLNLSWMVAMWAGCKLDRAASAVELVFSVPRLAQPLDISYAIHPEDAKALWDTVQKTPGEITHEEVDVFMDCLYAHFHRHFKIHLSAAKLVKISTAVASAHCDGIVKILHSQYLPGVLMLLTELAISQIQ, from the exons ATGGCGGAGGAAGCGCCCGAGGACGGCGCGGCGCGgaccctgcccagcctcaggcgGCTCTCCCGGGCTCTGCCCTTCGGACGGAGCCATGGCCGCCTCATTGTGCCGGCGCTGTGCTCTCAG GAAAAGGCTGACCCGCAGAAAACAGCGTTCCTGCTGCGGAAAGCCTGGACGCTGTACAGCGTGACCCCTCTGTACGGCTTCTGCCGCGCCCGCCTCAGGGACTACGCGCGGCTGCTGGGCGCCTTCATCGCCGCCGAGAAGCAGAAGGGGCTGGCGGTGGAGGTGGGCGTCGAGCTGGACATCAAGGTGGCCCTGTCCAGCCTTGCCGACATCAGGGGCAGCGAGCTGGACCAGGCTGCCCTCCTCGTGCAG CTCTCCTCGAGGTCACGAAGCTCCTCCAGGAACTCTGAGGACAAACCCGTGTGGTTGGGCTGGTTCTGCTCCGTGTTTGGGGACGAGCTTTCCGAGAGCGTGCCCGAGCACTTCACCTGCCTGCCCCTGTTCCTGAGCCACGGCGCCGAGAGCTACACGGCCCTGGTGGGCAGCTGGTTCCAGAAGACTTTCGACTGCTGCTTCCGCCGCCTGGCCATCAGCCCCCTGAACCTCAGCTGGATGGTGGCCATGTGGGCTGGCTGCAAGCTGGACAGAGCTGCCTCTGCCGTGGAACTCGTCTTCTCCGTGCCCCGCCTGGCGCAGCCGCTGGATATTTCCTACGCCATCCACCCGGAGGATGCCAAAGCTCTGTGGGACACGGTGCAAAAAACGCCGGGAGAGATCACCCACGAGGAGGTGGATGTCTTCATGGACTGCCTCTATGCTCACTTCCACAGGCACTTCAAGATCCACTTGTCAGCTGCAAAGCTGGTGAAGATTTCCACAGCCGTTGCCTCGGCACACTGTGATGGGATTGTAAAG